In the Actinomycetota bacterium genome, GGGGTCGCCACGACCCCCCTGAGCCCTGGGTTCAAAGGAGGCGAGGCGTGAAGGCGCCGTGAGCGATCCGGGCGGGCTACGCGAGATACTCTGTGATGCGGTCCTGAGCCACTTCCATGACCTGAGCGGCGAGCGATCCGAGCGCTCGCGCGATGGCCAGTTCTTCGCCCACGAGAGGTATCAGGGGGTCGCCGGGGTTGCGTCGGGCCTTGCCGTAGGACTCGAAGCGATCTCCTTGGAGATCCAGGCGCGCGTGCACAGTGGTTTCGGTCCCATCTTCCTCGACGTGGAGGTTCACGTGAAAACTTCTTCTCATCAGGGGACCCCTTTCACGAGCATCGTGCCTCAACGCTCTCGTTGATGGAAGGGGGCGGAAGACCCTACGAGGTGGGCCGACCGGACTTTTGGAGAAGGGGGGAGCACTTCGCGTCCCAAGAGGGAGATGGGCGCCGGTTGGTCGGTCGAGGTGATCTGGATCGTGACCACGTCGGCGGCGAGATTCGTTGCGAGAGGCGGGGGGGCATCGACACTACCCTCCACGGAGGCGGCGACCATGTGGCGACCCGGGATCTCATCCCGGGGAAGCTCGTCGGAGGAGGGGATCGCCCGGACCATCTCGTCTCCCGGTTGAATCGCGGGGCTTCGCCCGAGAGGGGCGACAGTTCGATCCGTAGGGGCGGTCGGAGTGCCGTGGTCGACGTGATGGTGCGACTCGGTGCGATGGCTGAGGCGCATCCTGAGCTCATCGAAGTGGAGATCAACCTCCTCTCTGCGCGTGCCGGCGGTGCGGTCGCGCTCGGCTGACGCGTGTATGTTGGTGGCGGCGAGGCATGAGCGTGCGAGAATACGACCTTTGAGGAAGAGCGTGACCGACCGAAACCAACACAAGACCCGACGACCGTCCGGCTCGGACGACTCTCAGAACCTAGGGAAGCCTCCCGGTCCCGGCGGTTTGCCGGAGCGGCCGAAACTCTCTCCGTTGTGGTGGTTCATTCTCATTGGATTGCTCATTTGGAACGTGTTCTCGATTCTGGGTTCGGCCCCCAAGAAGGCGCCCCTCCCTTACACGGAGTTCCTTCGTCAGGTACGTGCCGACAACGTCGATCAGGTTCAGATCAAAGGCGATGCGATCATCGGCAAGCTGGTCCGTCCGATCAGTCTCGCCGCGGTGGAGGCGGCATCGGGTGTCACGACAACCACGGCCGCCAGTGGCAAGTCGACGACAACCACGACCAAAGTGGTCGAGTTCACCGAGTTCAAGACCACGTTTCCACAGAGCGTCGGCGACCCCAGACTGTTACCGCTCCTGGACGAGCATGGGGTCATCGTCAATGTTGAGCCGGCGACCACGACCTGGACGGCGCTCCTGATCAACGTTCTCCCGCTGGCCCTCTTGGTCGGCGTCCTGTGGTGGATGGGCAAGCAGACCATGCAGAGACAGTCCGGAATGCTTGGTTTCGGGAAGAGCAAGGCACGTGAATACACCACGGAACGACCGGACGTGTCTTTTGCCGATGTTGCCGGGGCAGAGGAAGCGAAAGCCGAGCTGGAGCAGGTGATCGGGTTCCTCAAGGATCCGGAGAAGTTCCATCGGATCGGAGCGCACCTCCCGCGCGGTTTCCTGCTCGTCGGACCCCCGGGAACAGGCAAGACACTGCTGGCAAAGGCCGTGGCCGGGGAAGCCTCGGTGCCATTCCTGAATATCAGCGCGTCCGAATTCGTCGAGATGTTCGTAGGCGTGGGTGCCAGTCGGGTGCGTGACCTCTTCCAAAAGGCAAAGGATATTGCACCGGCGATCATCTTCATCGACGAATTGGATGCCGTGGCACGCCGCCGAGGTGCGGGGTTGGGGACCGTGAACGATGAACGCGAACAGACCCTCAACCAACTTCTCACAGAGATGGACGGATTCGACGAACGGCAGAGCGTAATCGTGCTTGCTGCCACCAACCGGCCCGATGTGCTGGATCCCGCACTCTTGCGGCCGGGCAGGTTCGATCGGCAGATCGTCGTTCCCTTACCGAATCTGGAAGGCCGCCAAGGTATCTTGGAGATTCACACCAAGAAGCTTCAACTGTCTCCGGACGTAGATCTGGCCAAGCTGGCCCGGCGGACCATCGGCTTGAGCGGTGCGGACCTCGCCAATATCGCGAATGAGGCGGCATTGATTGCGGCCGAGGCCGGGGCGAAGACGGTGGGGGAGAAGGATTTCGATGCGGCGGTCGACAAGGTCACGCTCGGCGCGGAACGGCATATGCCGATGAGCGAGCACGACAGGAAACTGGTGGCCTATCACGAGTCCGGTCACACGCTCGTCGCCTGGTACTCGAAGCTGGCAGATCCGGTGGACAAAGTGACGATCGTTCCGCACGGATTGGCGCTCGGCGTGACGGAACAGCTTCCCGCCGAGGAGCGTGTCAACTACACCAAGGGGTACCTTTTGACGAAAGTGGCCGTCATGCTCGGAGGTCGCACGTCCGAAGAGCTGATATTCGAGGATTTCACGACCGGGGCCGAGTCCGACATCGTCGAGGCCACGAAGCTGGCACGCAGGATGGTGACGAAGTGGGGTATGGGAAGCTTCGGTCCACTCTCGCTCGATGGTGACGAGGATCAGCCGTTCCTCGGCTACGAGTTGGCCCAGGGCCGCAACGTGAGCGAGGAGACGCAGGCGCAGATCGACAGGGATATTCGGGGGATCATCGAAAAGCAGCACAAGGCCGCCCGTTCGGTGCTCGAACGGCATCGGGAGGTTCTCGATCGTCTCGTCGGTGCCCTCATCGACCATGAGACCGTTGAAGATGGGGAGCTTCGGGAGATCCTTGGGCCACCCGCGTCCGAGACCATGACGTCCCAAGGATGAGAGTCACACGGTACATCGATCGGCGGTAGGACGATCAGGGTGTCGAGGGTCGTTTCCGGACTTCGATCGGCTCGTCCTCCGGGGCCAGGTCGGCAGCCGCTTCGACGACCTCGTCCATTTGTGGAAGGGCGAGGCCTGGTCGCGATACCGAGAGAGCACTCGCAACGTTGGCGAACCGGGCGGCTTCTCGCCAGCCACCCCCTGTTGCACGGTACATCGCAAGCGCCGCGATGAATACGTCACCGGCGCCTGTCTCATCGGTGGGTTTCACCGAAAGCGTCGGGATGCGCATCAGTTCGTCCTTGTGGCCGAAGAGCACGCCGGCGTGGCCGAGTTTGAGGAATACGTTCTTCGCTCCAGCATCGAGGAGATCGCGCACGGCGAGCACCGGGCTGAGGAGCGACGTGGACGTGCGGCCGGCGAGTGACGTTCCTTCCTGGAGGTCTGGCGTAATGGCCTCCGCTGTGAGCAGGGCGGCCCTCGTGACATTCTCCGGTGGTGCAGGATCGAGGAACAGCTGGACGTTTTGCCCGGCAGCCCATGTCGTGAGACGAGCGAGCACGTCGGTCGGGACCTCTGCCTGCACCAGGATCACGTCGCACGATGCGAGCGCGGGGAGCGCAGCTTGCACATCGGACCATGTGAGGTACTCGTTGGCACCAGGTACGTAGATCAGTGATTGATGATGGCCGTCGGTGAGGCGGATCGCAACGAAGCCGGTGCGGGCACCCTTCGTGGTGAGAACGTGCTCGGCGTCGACACCGTCTGCGACGACGGACTCTCGGCAGTCGCTTCCGAATTCGTCATCTCCGACTCGACCGACGAGGAGCACCTCCGCGCCGAGCACCGCGGCGGCGCGAGCCTGGTTGGCACCCTTTCCACCTGGCTGGGCCAGGTAGCGGCCTGCCTGGACCGCGGCTTGGCTGCCGCTCTCTCGGACGTCGAATAGGTGGATGTCCATGTTGAGACCGCCGACGACACCGATCCGAACGCTCATGCCTCTCTCCTTTGCGATGTGCATCATGTTACGCGCACGGGCTTCGCGGTAGTATTTCCGGGTTGTCGCGAGAAGGAGTCGCGGTGGACTCGAAAGAGGCCACGAAGGCGATCATCGGCATCTTGTCGGACCGGTCGGAGCACCCGCCGGCGTTTCAGCTGTGGGATGGTGAGCGTATCGGGCCATCCGACGCTCCCGCCACGGTGGTACTCCGACATCCCGGGGCGCTTCGGGCACTGCTGATACCCCTGAGCGACCTGACCGCCGGAGAGGCGTACGTGTACGACGATGTCGATATCGAAGGCGACATCTTCGCGGTGTTGAACTTCGGCTTTGAGCTCGTGGAGGGCACCGGCGACAAAGGGATGGCGCTGTCGATCCTTCGTCTTGCACGCAAATTGCCAAGACAGAACCGGCGTACGAAGGTCTATCGGCCGAGGAAACAAGGTCGTCTGCATTCGATCCGGCGAGATCGCGAGGACATCCGATACCACTACGACGTCGGCAACGACTTCTACCAGCAGTTTCTCGATCCCCTGATGGTCTACTCGAGCGCTGCGTTTCTCGACGCTTCCGAACCGCTCGAGGTGGCACAGCGACGGAAGCTGGACGTCATCTGTCGCAAACTCCAGCTTCAGCCAGGTCAGCGTCTCCTCGATGTCGGCTGCGGGTGGGGAGCACTCGTGACACACGCAGTCCGCAACTACGGCGTTGAAGCGGTCGGGATCACCCTTTCGTCCCGGCAGGCGGCATGGGCTCGCGACATCGCCGATCGTCAGGGCCTGAGCGAGCGAATCACGATCCTCG is a window encoding:
- a CDS encoding DUF1876 domain-containing protein is translated as MRRSFHVNLHVEEDGTETTVHARLDLQGDRFESYGKARRNPGDPLIPLVGEELAIARALGSLAAQVMEVAQDRITEYLA
- the hflB gene encoding ATP-dependent zinc metalloprotease FtsH, which produces MWWFILIGLLIWNVFSILGSAPKKAPLPYTEFLRQVRADNVDQVQIKGDAIIGKLVRPISLAAVEAASGVTTTTAASGKSTTTTTKVVEFTEFKTTFPQSVGDPRLLPLLDEHGVIVNVEPATTTWTALLINVLPLALLVGVLWWMGKQTMQRQSGMLGFGKSKAREYTTERPDVSFADVAGAEEAKAELEQVIGFLKDPEKFHRIGAHLPRGFLLVGPPGTGKTLLAKAVAGEASVPFLNISASEFVEMFVGVGASRVRDLFQKAKDIAPAIIFIDELDAVARRRGAGLGTVNDEREQTLNQLLTEMDGFDERQSVIVLAATNRPDVLDPALLRPGRFDRQIVVPLPNLEGRQGILEIHTKKLQLSPDVDLAKLARRTIGLSGADLANIANEAALIAAEAGAKTVGEKDFDAAVDKVTLGAERHMPMSEHDRKLVAYHESGHTLVAWYSKLADPVDKVTIVPHGLALGVTEQLPAEERVNYTKGYLLTKVAVMLGGRTSEELIFEDFTTGAESDIVEATKLARRMVTKWGMGSFGPLSLDGDEDQPFLGYELAQGRNVSEETQAQIDRDIRGIIEKQHKAARSVLERHREVLDRLVGALIDHETVEDGELREILGPPASETMTSQG
- a CDS encoding class I SAM-dependent methyltransferase, which gives rise to MDSKEATKAIIGILSDRSEHPPAFQLWDGERIGPSDAPATVVLRHPGALRALLIPLSDLTAGEAYVYDDVDIEGDIFAVLNFGFELVEGTGDKGMALSILRLARKLPRQNRRTKVYRPRKQGRLHSIRRDREDIRYHYDVGNDFYQQFLDPLMVYSSAAFLDASEPLEVAQRRKLDVICRKLQLQPGQRLLDVGCGWGALVTHAVRNYGVEAVGITLSSRQAAWARDIADRQGLSERITILERDYREIEGAYDAIASVGMFEHVGRVKMRAYFERLRSLLTPGGVLLNHGIGTRDRDRGRMKPTFVSTYVFPDGELLPIEEVIGVAERVGFELRDLESLRTSYALTLRQWVTNLERNRVHAVAAAEERVYRIWRAFMAGSALSFEKARISVYQLLLADPGRPWTYGRAWMTAADDEG